A genomic window from Brassica oleracea var. oleracea cultivar TO1000 chromosome C8, BOL, whole genome shotgun sequence includes:
- the LOC106309824 gene encoding glutathione S-transferase F4-like, translating into MRYTCHLLMDWTKKVYRLVPNWKRESEVKNLGYKVHGNPFSTSTRRVLAVLLEKGLSYESITVDLKSGEHKTESFLSLNPFGQIPVFVDGNIKLHESRAITQYIAYVHSTRGTQLLYLQSHETMAILTVWMEIEAHQFDPFASKLTWEQAIKPIYGLETDQVVVKENEANLEKVLDIYEKRLGKYRFLACNTFTLADLHHLPNIQYLLGTPTKRLFEDRPKVLKWVGEITGREAWKMACDHEKYWFGKQTK; encoded by the exons ATGAGATATACATGTCATCTCTTGATGGACTGGACTAAGAAGGTGTACAGGCTTGTGCCAAACTGGAAGCGTGAATCAGAAGTAAAAAATCTAG GTTACAAGGTTCATGGCAATCCTTTCTCCACCAGCACAAGGCGTGTTCTCGCTGTTCTCCTTGAGAAAGGGCTCTCTTACGAGTCCATTACTGTCGATTTAAAATCCGGTGAACACAAGACGGAGTCTTTCCTCTCTCTCAAC CCTTTTGGTCAAATCCCAGTTTTTGTAGATGGAAACATTAAGCTGCATG AGTCTCGAGCCATAACACAATACATCGCATATGTTCATAGCACAAGAGGCACACAACTTTTGTATCTTCAAAGCCACGAGACAATGGCAATACTAACAGTGTGGATGGAAATCGAAGCTCACCAGTTCGATCCATTTGCATCAAAACTCACTTGGGAGCAAGCCATTAAGCCTATCTACGGTCTAGAGACTGACCAAGTGGTCGTCAAAGAAAACGAGGCTAATCTAGAGAAGGTTCTAGATATCTACGAGAAACGACTCGGAAAATATAGATTCTTGGCTTGTAATACCTTTACTTTGGCTGATCTTCATCATTTGCCAAATATTCAATACCTTTTGGGAACTCCAACAAAGAGATTGTTCGAAGATCGACCTAAAGTGCTTAAGTGGGTGGGCGAGATTACGGGTAGAGAGGCTTGGAAGATGGCTTGTGATCATGAAAAGTATTGGTTTGGTAAGCAAACGAAATAA
- the LOC106310208 gene encoding cullin-1 — translation MSSRQNPEPMTIEEGCKLIDAAVTKLTRIIEGKPEPPFASHEYIGNYTIVYNMCIQKPPYDLSGQLYEKYGAIFQDYDKDTILPSIMEKHDEYMLRELSRWSDINKIMVRWLSHFFYYLDRYYIARSGNSSLTVVGMTCFRDHVYEKVHFNVKQVVIALIHKEREGQQIDRALLKNVLDLFVQNGMGNMERYEKDFEDFFLTETNSYYSRKASRWIQEDSCPEYMIKAEESLKKEKERVSHYLHSDTEPKLLKNVQTNLLVLVAKQLLEKENSGCSALLRDDKTDDLSRMYRLYHEIPEGLEPVAVAFRLHVTAEGNSLIKQAEDAATSGIVEEQVLVRKIIDLHDKYMAYVTDCFQNHTLFHKALKEAFEIFCNKKVAGSSSAEMLATFCDNLFKKAANDKSNDDSTIESTIDNVVKLLDYISDKDLFAEFYRKKLARRLLFGRFSDDHERSILTKLKGQFGGQFTSKMEGMVTDMQLGKDQQTGFEEYFKNTNTGKPKGVDFTVTVLTTGFWPSYKTSDLNLPLEMVNCIESFKAHYEIKTKHRRLMWIYSLGNCNLTGRFDAKPIELIVSTYQAAVLCAFNNTERLTYQELIDQLNLGHEDLVRVLHSLSCAKYKFLKKEPASKTISKTDSFEFNSKFTDKMRRIKVPLPPVDDRKKVVEDVDKDRRYAIDASLVRIMKSRKVLPHQQLVSECVEQLSRMFKPDIKMIKKRIEDLISRDYLERDTENPSTFKYVA, via the exons ATGTCTTCTAGACAAAATCCTGAGCCTATGACCATTGAGGAAGGATGTAAACTCATTGATGCGGCTGTTACCAAGCTCACAAGGATTATTGAAGGAAAACCTGAACCACCCTTTGCGTCTCATGAATATATTGGAAACTACACAATAGTTTACAATATGTGCATCCAGAAACCACCTTATGATTTGTCTGGACAGCTTTATGAAAAGTATGGTGCCATCTTTCAAGATTATGACAAGGATACG ATCTTGCCCTCTATCATGGAGAAGCATGACGAATACATGCTAAGAGAGCTTTCACGATGGTCGGATATTAATAAGATTATGGTTAGGTGGTTATCTCACTTCTTCTACTATCTTGACCGTTACTACATTGCACGGAGTGGCAATTCAAGCCTAACTGTAGTTGGCATGACCTGTTTCCGCGACCATGTTTACGAAAAAGTTCACTTCAATGTCAAACAAGTTGTTATAGCACTG ATTCATAAAGAGCGAGAGGGCCAACAGATTGATAGGGCACTATTGAAGAACGTGTTAGATCTCTTTGTTCAGAATGGGATGGGAAACATGGAGAGGTACGAAAAGGATTTTGAGGACTTCTTTCTTACAGAAACAAATTCTTACTATTCTCGCAAGGCCTCAAGATGGATCCAAGAGGATTCTTGCCCTGAGTACATGATCAAGGCGGAGGAGTCTTTAAAGAAGGAGAAGGAGAGAGTCTCACACTACCTTCATTCAGACACCGAGCCCAAACTACTTAAAAATGTGCAAACCAATTTGTTGGTTTTGGTTGCAAAACAGCTTCTGGAAAAGGAGAACTCAGGCTGCAGCGCATTGCTGAGAGATGACAAGACGGATGATCTCTCGAGGATGTACAGGCTTTACCATGAAATCCCCGAAGGGTTGGAACCTGTTGCGGTAGCTTTTAGGCTTCATGTTACCGCAGAAGGTAACTCTCTTATCAAACAAGCCGAAGACGCGGCTACTAGTGGTATCGTGGAGGAACAGGTTCTTGTCAGAAAGATAATTGACTTGCACGATAAGTACATGGCCTATGTCACCGACTGCTTTCAGAACCATACCTTATTCCATAAGGCGTTGAAAGAAGCCTTTGAAATCTTTTGTAACAAGAAAGTGGCTGGAAGCTCAAGTGCAGAGATGCTTGCAACGTTTTGTGACAATCTTTTCAAGAAGGCAGCCAATGACAAGTCGAATGATGACTCTACTATTGAGTCTACCATTGACAAT GTGGTTAAGCTCCTTGACTACATAAGTGACAAGGATCTTTTCGCAGAGTTCTATAG GAAGAAGCTAGCACGTAGGCTTTTATTCGGAAGGTTTAGTGACGACCATGAAAGAAGTATACTCACAAAGCTCAAAGGACAGTTCGGTGGTCAGTTTACTTCAAAGATGGAGGGAATGGTGACGGATATGCAATTGGGAAAAGACCAGCAGACTGGCTTCGAGGAATATTTTAAAAATACCAATACTGGTAAACCCAAAGGTGTTGATTTCACGGTCACTGTTCTGACCACTGGTTTTTGGCCGAGTTACAAGACTTCAGACCTCAATCTCCCACTCGAAATGGTCAACTGTATTGAGAGTTTCAAGGCTCATTATGAGATCAAAACCAAACACAGGAGACTTATGTGGATTTACTCTCTGGGAAATTGTAATCTTACTGGAAGATTCGATGCTAAACCTATCGAGTTGATAGTTTCTACCTACCAG GCTGCTGTGCTTTGTGCTTTCAACAACACAGAAAGATTAACCTACCAGGAGCTCATTGATCAGCTAAACCTTGGCCATGAAGATCTTGTAAGGGTGCTTCATTCACTCTCATGCGCAAAGTACAAGTTTCTTAAAAAGGAACCAGCCTCAAAGACCATCTCTAAAACTGATTCTTTCGAATTCAACTCCAAGTTCACCGATAAGATGCGGAGAATCAAG GTGCCTCTTCCTCCAGTGGATGACCGCAAGAAAGTAGTAGAAGATGTTGATAAAGATCGACGTTACGCTATTGATGCTTCTCTTGTGCGGATCATGAAGAGCAGAAAAGTGTTGCCTCATCAACAGTTGGTCTCTGAATGTGTTGAGCAGCTTAGCCGAATGTTCAAG CCTGATATAAAGATGATCAAGAAACGTATTGAGGATTTGATCAGCAGAGATTATTTGGAGAGGGATACTGAAAATCCCAGCACTTTCAAATATGTCGCCTAG
- the LOC106310375 gene encoding wee1-like protein kinase, with protein sequence MFEKKGRTLLAKRKKSLGAIDTRRTKKSREMEGHSLLRFGQLTKLSFDNRPPSNAAESSSELRNELGPVEGDGDCGEKGFILSQDFFCTPDYITPDNQNLMSGLDSSKDQSPCPRSPVKLNTVKSKRCRQDSFASKTSNYTWSLKHRVEEQENDGIETDEIMVDKIQANQTERTGYVSQTAVALRSRVMPPPCLKNPYVMNDSETASDPFGYQRSKCASFLPASIGGSGLSRYLTDFHEIQQIGAGNFSRVFKVLKRIDGCMYAVKYSTRKLYLDSERRKAMMEVQALAALGFHENVVGYYNSWFENEQLYIQLELCDHSLSKKSSLKISEREILVIMHQIAKALHFVHEKGIAHLDVKPDNIYIKNGVCKLGDFGCATRLDKSLPVEEGDARYMPQEILNENYEQLDKVDIFSLGVTVYELIRGSPLTESRNQSLNIKEGKLPLLPGHSLQLQQLLKTMMDRDPTRRPSAREVMEHPMFDRIQG encoded by the exons ATGTTCGAGAAGAAAGGACGAACACTGTTGGCGAAGAGGAAGAAATCCCTAGGCGCGATCGATACGAGGAGAACGAAGAAGAGTCGTGAGATGGAAGGACACTCTCTGCTTCGATTCGGTCAATTGACGAAGCTTTCGTTCGATAATCGTCCCCCGTCGAACGCCGCTGAGTCCTCGTCGGAGCTCCGGAATGAGTTGGGTCCCGTTGAAGGAGATGGCGATTGCGGGGAGAAGGGATTCATCCTCAGCCAAGACTTCTTCTG CACACCTGACTATATAACACCGGACAATCAGAACTTGATGAGCGGTTTAGACAGCAGCAAG GATCAATCTCCTTGTCCTAGGTCTCCTGTTAAACTTAATACAGTTAAAAGCAAAAGATGCCGGCAGG ATAGTTTCGCATCAAAAACTTCAAATTATACTTGGTCTTTAAAACATAGAGTAGAAGAACAAGAGAATGATGGTATTGAGACAGATGAGATCATGGTGGATAAGATTCAAGCCAATCAAACGGAGAGGACTGGATACGTTTCACAGACTGCAGTTGCTCTGAGGTCTCGGGTTATGCCACCTCCTTGCCTCAAGAATCCATATGTGATGAATGACTCCGAGACAGCTAGTGACCCTTTCGGATATCAGAGGTCAAAATGTGCTA GTTTTCTCCCTGCAAGCATAGGTGGGAGTGGCTTGTCAAGATATCTCACAGATTTTCATGAAATTCAG CAAATAGGTGCTGGGAATTTCAGCCGTGTATTTAAAGTTTTGAAGAGAATTGATGGTTGCATGTATGCTGTCAAATATAGCACAAGGAAGCTGTATCTAGATTCAGAGAG GCGTAAAGCTATGATGGAAGTTCAAGCTCTTGCTGCTCTAG GATTCCATGAAAACGTTGTAGGATACTACAACTCGTGGTTTGAAAACGAGCAGTTATACATTCAACTGGAACTATGCGATCACAGCTTGTCCAAGAAATCTTCACTTAAGATCTCAGAGAGAGAGATTTTGGTGATTATGCATCAG ATAGCTAAGGCGTTGCATTTTGTGCATGAGAAAGGAATAGCTCATTTAGATGTAAAGCCCGACAACATATACATCAAGAACGGTGTCTGCAAGCTCGGCGACTTCGGTTGTGCAACGCGGCTGGACAAAAGCTTGCCAGTAGAGGAAGGGGATGCACGTTACATGCCTCAAGAAATACTAAACGAAAACTACGAGCAACTTGATAAAGTCGACATCTTCTCTTTAGGTGTCACGGTCTACGAGCTGATTAGAGGATCGCCTCTTACGGAATCAAGAAACCAATCCCTCAATATCAAAGAAGGCAAACTCCCTCTCCTTCCTGGCCATTCGTTACAGTTACAGCAACTGTTAAAG ACAATGATGGATCGTGATCCAACGCGTCGTCCTTCTGCTAGAGAAGTAATGGAGCATCCCATGTTCGATAGGATTCAAGGTTGA
- the LOC106309425 gene encoding uncharacterized protein LOC106309425: MAAPQQIERVYSVTNIKQNILIILDADDHNYDAWRELLLTHCQSFDVAGHLDRTTLPTNDDDMVWKKQDGVVKLWLYGTVTKDFFRSIFKTGGSSREVWLRIENFFRNNKEARAIQLDHDLRNRTIGDQTIQAYCQDLKLISDLLTNVDAPVTERTLVTYLLNGLNAKYDNIINVIIHRQPFPTFEEARSMLLLEEDRLNKGKKNFTNKASSSDDKVLAVTDATNDKRPAQTTPQQYHNKGRGSKKSQNRGGGRGYYNKQCP; the protein is encoded by the coding sequence ATGGCCGCTCCACAACAAATCGAACGTGTGTATAGTGTGACAAACATCAAACAAAACATTCTGATCATTTTAGATGCCGACGACCATAACTACGATGCATGGAGAGAGCTCTTATTGACTCACTGTCAGAGTTTTGATGTTGCTGGACATCTAGACAGAACGACTCTCCCAACCAATGACGACGACATGGTGTGGAAGAAACAAGACGGCGTAGTTAAGCTCTGGCTGTACGGCACAGTCACGAAGGATTTCTTCCGCAGCATCTTCAAAACAGGAGGCTCGTCAAGGGAGGTCTGGTTGCGAATCGAGAATTTCTTCCGCAACAACAAGGAAGCGAGAGCTATCCAGCTAGATCACGATCTCCGCAACAGAACCATTGGCGATCAAACCATTCAAGCGTACTGTCAGGATCTCAAGTTGATATCTGACTTACTTACGAACGTGGATGCTCCAGTGACAGAGAGAACATTGGTAACATATCTGTTGAATGGCCTTAACGCCAAATATGACAACATAATCAATGTCATCATTCATCGCCAGCCTTTCCCAACCTTTGAAGAAGCAAGATCGATGTTATTGCTGGAGGAAGACAGACTCAACAAGGGAAAGAAGAACTTTACAAACAAAGCCTCTTCGTCAGATGACAAGGTTCTCGCTGTAACAGACGCAACTAATGACAAACGTCCTGCTCAGACCACTCCTCAGCAGTATCACAACAAAGGACGCGGGTCCAAAAAGTCACAAAACCGTGGTGGAGGGCGCGGTTACTACAATAAACAATGTCCATAG
- the LOC106312011 gene encoding uncharacterized protein LOC106312011, with amino-acid sequence MISVSSSDARNEIGLGFGGGIEEEDMEMDEDEEEESTHSYVSCVDPDVALSYIDEKLENVLGHFQKDFEGGVSAENLGAKYGGYGSFLSMYQRSPACKSPPQVVGQPKCSASPSKAGSTSKAPPPASSDVLAKMKNLVKSSNDIKQKPLTKTSPSPSSSSAPSNHKTLKLRIKVGSKSDLSLKNVSTYDGKQGLNMMPPSEVEEGLLIGTHDSPTKILMAMVSFPFHKDQLLSPLSDDLIQLGKKGHIMKDALRCVKKEKLKYMPPPSNRLDGSHIVSDTDREVDKESSCEELVSKTMKLPLLSCLSPSSIHRAKEIDKISDSYVEGALRGMSNTDLDAALMGGSKPELEDDVVAFPDQSVEGTESVNTRKDMEEGEHVDPVVKVSKSEEQSLKSKLPKAQKSRKSSSRNGLRGKDAAVNVINTSLPDKLQEDIGDSGEAKEQEQSSLVPKSKKENLSEESAVKESFNSVRNDEEAWKCEPDSKHPIKSSDLNKDLHNAKESVRSEVKNKHSVVGGMEPERELSGTCKKPKTGKSRFSALDQPGSNKTIKDIGKPSPHEDRKRKQKENKESGDCIRDAAVMEPSGEKVRKQKRLKGSSYDGKELPESCDRDRVVTQENGRDSASHQPLVHEAKGSLVDSLAPSALDPPELKSERISDRDKHHDTDSSAGDTRKRCRDGEGYITMDKPGTTRKAAESLRDNKEGYCTESEPQQEKAKESRNKKRPARKVSIESNKEDSSREHQDPINKLDNTNSTDQVEVLNHGREISTTKTKVMRHDDHVGSSPLKKEITSQAASNSIKEATDLKHIADRLKNAGNNHESIGFYFQAALKFLHGASLLESSGTENATHKSIVTSKHIYGSTAKLCKFCAHEYEKDKDMGAAALAYKCMEVAYLRITYSSHGNINRYKSELEASLQVIPSGESPSFASDGENPNKTLVAEKVALSTPVRSSPKVTGNHVLSSGNHSSLSQLLTFSQNVSLAMDASRKAQTAFAVAKGKSSDTRYSSNGITSIKRAIDFSFQDMEKLVHAVRFAMESINR; translated from the exons ATGATTTCGGTGAGCAGCAGCGATGCTAGAAACGAAATAGGGTTAGGGTTTGGTGGAGGAATTGAGGAAGAAGACATGGAGATGGATGAAGATGAGGAAGAGGAAAGCACACATTCTTATGTTTCTTGCGTTGACCCTGACGTTGCTCTCTCTTATATT GATGAGAAGCTGGAGAACGTGTTAGGACATTTTCAAAAGGATTTTGAAGGTGGAGTCTCAGCTGAAAATTTGG GTGCAAAGTACGGTGGCTATGGTTCGTTTCTGTCTATGTATCAAAGATCTCCTGCTTGTAAGAGTCCACCACAAGTG GTGGGTCAACCTAAGTGCTCAGCTTCACCTTCAAAAGCTGGTTCTACTTCTAAAGCTCCTCCTCCTGCTTCTTCTGATGTTTTGGCCAAGATGAAAAACTTGGTCAAATCAAGTAATGATATCAAACAAAAACCTCTCACCAAAACCTCTCCTTCTCCTTCTTCTTCTTCTGCTCCTTCTAATCATAAGACACTCAAACTCCGTATCAAAGTTGGTTCAAAAAGTGACCTCTCTCTGAAAAACGTTTCTACCTATGATGGTAAACAAGGCCTCAATATGATGCCACCATCAGAAGTTGAAGAAGGGTTACTGATTGGGACTCATGATTCGCCAACTAAAATTCTTATG GCTATGGTGTCTTTCCCTTTTCATAAAGACCAGCTGTTATCACCTCTCTCTGATGATCTCATTCAGTTGGGAAAGAAAGGACACATCATGAAAGATGCACTAAGGTGTGTGAAGAAGGAAAAGTTAAAGTATATGCCTCCACCGTCAAACAGGCTTGATGGAAGTCATATTGTATCTGATACTGATAGAGAGGTTGATAAAGAGTCGTCATGTGAGGAGCTTGTTTCCAAGACTATGAAGCTTCCTCTTCTGTCCTGTCTATCACCGTCATCTATCCACCGGGCAAAAGAGATTGATAAGATATCAGATTCTTATGTGGAGGGTGCATTGAGAGGGATGAGCAACACTGACCTGGATGCAGCTTTGATGGGAGGTTCAAAGCCTGAACTGGAAGATGATGTAGTAGCGTTTCCAGATCAAAGTGTTGAGGGAACTGAAAGTGTTAACACAAGAAAAGACATGGAAGAAGGTGAACATGTAGATCCTGTGGTAAAGGTTAGTAAGAGTGAAGAGCAAAGTTTGAAGTCAAAACTTCCTAAAGCACAGAAGTCCCGGAAAAGTTCAAGCAGGAATGGTTTGAGAGGCAAGGATGCTGCTGTAAATGTAATTAATACGAGTCTACCAGATAAATTGCAAGAAGATATTGGTGATTCAGGAGAAGCAAAAGAACAAGAACAAAGTAGTCTGGTTCCTAAATCTAAGAAAGAAAATCTCTCAGAAGAAAGTGCAGTGAAGGAGAGTTTCAACAGTGTTAGAAACGATGAAGAGGCATGGAAGTGTGAACCAGATTCGAAGCATCCTATCAAGTCAAGTGACTTAAATAAAGATCTACACAACGCTAAGGAGAGTGTTAGATCAGAAGTGAAAAATAAGCATTCTGTTGTAGGAGGAATGGAACCTGAAAGAGAACTGTCTGGGACTTGTAAGAAACCAAAGACTGGAAAATCAAGATTTTCTGCTCTAGATCAACCTGGATCCAACAAAACTATTAAGGATATTGGTAAGCCTTCCCCTCATGAAGACAGAAAGAGGAAACAGAAGGAAAATAAAGAAAGTGGAGATTGTATTAGAGACGCCGCAGTAATGGAGCCAAGTGGAGAGAAAGTTAGAAAGCAAAAGAGGCTTAAGGGTTCAAGTTATGATGGAAAGGAGTTGCCTGAGAGTTGTGATAGGGACAGAGTAGTTACTCAGGAAAATGGTAGAGATAGTGCTTCTCATCAACCTTTGGTCCATGAAGCCAAAGGTTCACTAGTTGACTCACTAGCTCCTTCAGCCTTAGACCCACCTGAGCTTAAATCAGAAAGAATCTCAGACCGGGATAAACACCATGATACTGACTCTAGTGCTGGTGATACTCGAAAAAGATGCAGAGATGGTGAAGGTTATATCACTATGGATAAACCAGGGACAACAAGGAAGGCTGCAGAAAGTTTGAGGGACAACAAAGAAGGTTATTGCACAGAGAGTGAACCTCAACAAGAAAAGGCAAAAGAAAGCAGAAACAAGAAAAGACCTGCTAGAAAAGTGTCTATAGAGAGTAACAAAGAGGACTCATCAAGGGAACATCAAGATCCTATTAATAAGCTAGATAATACAAATAGTACAGACCAAGTTGAAGTCTTAAATCACGGCAGGGAGATATCAACTACAAAGACAAAGGTTATGAGACATGATGATCATGTTGGCTCAAGCCCTTTGAAAAAGGAAATTACGAGTCAGGCTGCATCCAACTCAATCAAAGAGGCTACAGACTTGAAACACATAGCTGATCGTCTTAAG AACGCTGGGAACAATCACGAGAGCATTGGTTTTTACTTTCAGGCAGCGCTTAAGTTTCTTCATGGTGCCTCCCTTTTGGAATCCTCTGGCACTGAGAATGCCACACATAAGAGCATTGTCACATCCAAGCATATCTATGGCAGTACAGCAAAACTTTGCAA GTTCTGTGCACATGAATATGAGAAAGATAAAGATATGGGGGCTGCTGCTTTGGCTTATAAATGTATGGAAGTAGCTTATCTAAGGATAACTTATTCCTCCCATGGAAACATAAACAGATATAAATCTGAGTTGGAAGCATCTCTGCAAGTGATTCCTTCAG GTGAATCTCCTTCCTTTGCTTCTGATGGTGAAAACCCAAACAAGACATTGGTAGCAGAGAAGGTTGCCTTGTCCACCCCTGTGAGGTCATCCCCTAAAGTAACTGGAAACCATGTTCTCTCTTCAGGAAACCATTCCTCTCTTTCACAGCTTTTGACTTTT TCGCAAAACGTAAGCCTTGCAATGGATGCATCAAGAAAAGCACAGACCGCCTTTGCAGTTGCAAAGGGGAAATCGTCTGACACCAGATACAGTAGTAACGGCATAACATCCATCAAAAGGGCTATTGATTTCAGTTTTCAGGACATGGAGAAGCTGGTGCATGCGGTGAGGTTTGCAATGGAATCCATAAACCGATGA
- the LOC106309426 gene encoding E3 ubiquitin-protein ligase BAH1-like — MKYEEYMQEQKEKKNLPGVCFKKPKKILKKRDHVPSQIALNEATTVLVNAKFVMEPFSRSLGWFNENAQKLLELHLASSFKVSYLVRRQYSQNEPSSWLWVRADLARNGIFDYEKLKKTWNMRMVDQSEKCKESVMESKKEEEAIELKVKKARFCFCKKQRKDCGRKITVSPTTLV, encoded by the exons ATGAAGTATGAGGAGTACATGCAAGAACAGAAGGAGAAGAAGAATCTACCTGGTGTTTGCTTCAAGAAACCCAAGAAGATTCTGAAGAAAAGAGATCATGTTCCTTCTCAGATTGCTTTAAACGAAGCAACAACTGTCCTCGTGAATGCAAAG TTTGTAATGGAACCTTTTTCCCGGAGCTTAGGATGGTTTAACGAGAATGCTCAGAAGCTTCTTGAGTTACATTTAGCTTCTAGTTTCAAAGTGTCTTATTTGGTTCGAAGGCAATACTCGCAAAACGAGCCATCATCTTG GCTATGGGTTCGAGCTGATCTTGCTCGAAATGGTATCTTCGACTATGAAAAACTTAAG AAAACTTGGAACATGAGGATGGTGGATCAGTCTGAAAAGTGCAAAGAGAGTGTGATGGAGAGTAAGAAAGAAGAAGAAGCGATTGAATTGAAAGTGAAGAAAGCGCGGTTTTGTTTCTGCAAGAAACAGAGAAAGGATTGTGGCCGGAAGATTACAGTCTCTCCGACCACGCTTGTCTGA